A genomic region of Capnocytophaga canimorsus contains the following coding sequences:
- a CDS encoding ABC transporter permease, with protein MKNLKLILKREYLNKIRNKSFIIMTFVSPIIMILFGLLIGYLTNVNNSGKTKKIMVLDRSGYFSQTFKNSSDIEYQYLADKNTDQAKALVQQENAYGLLYIPDTKDSLWQSNIEFFSNDSPNFSLIRDITEDIENQIFQINLTQKGIDNAQIESAKVRIDILLANFSGEKTTELSSFINLFFGGVAGYLLFMFIIIYGNMIMRSVIEEKNNRIIEIIISSVKPFQLMMGKILGTSLVGVTQFLIWMIFGGFLMTILTSFFNVSPSSTNEILMAKSGTDRLISEILVEFFKFPFMNMFVSFLLYFSGGFLLYSALYAAVGAAVDNETDTQQFMFPILLPLILAIYVGIFTVIEEPHGTISVIFSYIPFTSPVVMLMRIPFGVSWWEILISLLTLYATFLIIIGIASKIYRIGILMYGKKASYKEIWKWLKY; from the coding sequence ATGAAAAATCTTAAACTGATCTTAAAAAGAGAATATCTGAATAAAATTCGCAATAAATCGTTTATAATAATGACTTTCGTCAGCCCAATTATTATGATTTTATTTGGGTTGCTTATCGGGTATCTTACTAATGTGAATAACAGCGGGAAAACCAAAAAAATTATGGTTTTAGACAGAAGCGGTTATTTTTCACAAACTTTCAAAAATTCTTCTGATATTGAATATCAATATTTAGCAGATAAAAATACCGACCAAGCTAAGGCTTTGGTTCAACAAGAAAACGCATACGGATTATTGTATATTCCTGATACGAAGGATAGCCTTTGGCAATCTAACATTGAATTCTTTTCTAACGATTCGCCAAATTTTTCACTAATTCGAGATATCACTGAAGATATTGAAAACCAGATTTTTCAAATCAATCTTACCCAAAAAGGTATTGATAATGCTCAAATAGAATCCGCTAAAGTACGCATTGACATACTATTGGCAAATTTCAGTGGCGAGAAAACCACCGAGCTAAGTAGTTTTATCAATTTGTTTTTTGGAGGGGTCGCTGGATATTTGCTTTTTATGTTCATTATCATCTACGGAAATATGATTATGCGTAGCGTGATTGAAGAGAAAAACAATCGAATCATTGAAATTATCATTTCGTCAGTAAAACCTTTTCAATTGATGATGGGAAAAATTCTGGGAACTTCACTTGTTGGGGTAACTCAATTTCTAATATGGATGATTTTTGGAGGATTCTTGATGACCATTCTGACTTCGTTTTTCAATGTAAGTCCGTCTTCCACCAATGAAATACTGATGGCAAAATCGGGTACAGACCGCCTAATCTCCGAAATTTTGGTAGAATTTTTCAAATTTCCGTTTATGAATATGTTTGTTTCATTTTTGTTGTACTTTTCAGGAGGATTTCTTCTATACAGCGCCCTTTATGCTGCCGTTGGTGCAGCTGTGGATAATGAAACAGATACTCAGCAATTTATGTTCCCTATTTTACTTCCTTTAATATTAGCTATTTACGTAGGGATTTTCACTGTAATTGAGGAACCTCACGGCACTATTTCAGTAATTTTTTCATACATTCCGTTTACCTCGCCAGTGGTAATGCTTATGCGTATTCCTTTTGGGGTAAGTTGGTGGGAAATACTAATTTCACTACTGACACTATACGCTACCTTTTTGATAATCATAGGTATTGCCTCCAAAATATATCGTATCGGCATTTTGATGTATGGTAAAAAAGCAAGTTATAAGGAAATTTGGAAATGGCTTAAATATTAA